The Salinibacterium sp. M195 genome includes a window with the following:
- a CDS encoding lipopolysaccharide assembly protein LapB yields MDFDVSELDAPTEGEKWLLRAEELAAASSFSSALEAAIRASSTTTGAARLDALRVIIVCAIQVGDIDAAERVALERHALLLELNKPLEAAGQARAGLALFGRREQYDIAALERELLNAEDLPPRMQAQVNLAFAEVLARQENPDLERIHSLAGVAYLLANMVEDRGSLQFLGTRYLAEIALHHGDAESAIQFCETLLETARNRTAFAQAHTLHAKALSGMRQPVEAAHAADRAAYLYGAIGLPELLYEATLLAGRMAVDARDHSAAIDRFRASAALAQQCGVDDTVARKALASTLLVVGEHAESIELLGAIYNHETTIGAPTEQRAETLEWMGHSFSATEQPDAALNVWQMAISLYDQSPDREGSARVNKDTAEIHAARGQFPLACVHLQNAASTLRESPSNPQLFVDVMQDLALAQANAGDSQALETLDELAAVTLRDQAPWFWASALATRARAQSILGNASDAIATAEKAANAFRAANDPRSAVMTERFAARLLAGQGRHKDAVKLLRAVVRNARDDGEIRQGANRELAESYEALGQKRRATAARTLAGNTQP; encoded by the coding sequence ATGGATTTCGATGTCTCCGAGCTAGACGCGCCAACCGAGGGCGAAAAGTGGTTGTTGCGCGCCGAAGAATTGGCGGCCGCTTCGAGCTTTTCTTCCGCGCTTGAGGCCGCGATTCGGGCGTCATCGACCACCACCGGAGCAGCTCGTTTGGATGCGCTGCGGGTCATCATCGTCTGCGCAATTCAGGTTGGCGACATCGATGCCGCAGAACGAGTCGCGCTCGAACGTCACGCTCTTCTCCTCGAACTCAATAAGCCCCTCGAAGCAGCAGGCCAAGCGCGTGCTGGCTTGGCACTCTTTGGCCGCCGTGAGCAGTACGACATCGCAGCGCTCGAACGTGAACTGCTTAACGCGGAGGACCTCCCGCCCCGCATGCAGGCTCAGGTCAATCTCGCTTTCGCCGAAGTGCTCGCTCGCCAAGAGAACCCTGATCTCGAGCGAATTCACTCGCTCGCCGGCGTCGCCTACCTTCTCGCCAATATGGTCGAGGATCGAGGCTCGCTTCAGTTCTTGGGCACTCGCTATCTCGCCGAAATCGCTCTCCACCATGGCGATGCGGAAAGCGCCATCCAATTCTGCGAAACGCTTCTCGAAACGGCACGCAACCGCACCGCTTTTGCCCAGGCGCACACGCTTCACGCCAAAGCCCTGAGCGGAATGCGGCAGCCAGTCGAAGCGGCGCACGCTGCCGATAGAGCTGCCTACCTCTATGGCGCGATTGGGCTTCCTGAGTTGCTGTATGAGGCAACGCTCTTAGCGGGGCGCATGGCTGTGGATGCGCGCGATCACTCCGCCGCCATTGACCGGTTTCGTGCGTCCGCCGCTCTGGCCCAGCAGTGTGGAGTAGACGACACGGTAGCGCGCAAGGCTCTGGCAAGCACTCTGCTGGTGGTCGGCGAACATGCCGAATCTATCGAGTTGCTTGGCGCGATCTATAACCACGAGACAACCATCGGTGCACCGACAGAGCAACGCGCAGAGACTCTCGAATGGATGGGGCACTCGTTCTCCGCCACCGAGCAGCCTGACGCTGCCCTCAACGTGTGGCAGATGGCGATTTCGCTCTACGATCAGTCTCCGGATCGTGAAGGCTCCGCCCGCGTCAATAAAGACACCGCCGAAATCCATGCTGCCCGCGGGCAGTTTCCGCTTGCCTGCGTCCACCTACAGAACGCAGCTTCGACGCTGCGAGAGTCGCCGAGCAACCCGCAACTCTTCGTTGACGTCATGCAAGATCTCGCGTTGGCCCAGGCCAACGCCGGAGACTCACAAGCCCTCGAAACCCTTGACGAGCTAGCCGCTGTAACCCTTCGGGATCAGGCACCGTGGTTCTGGGCCAGTGCGCTCGCGACCAGAGCCCGCGCGCAGTCGATCCTCGGCAACGCCAGCGACGCAATCGCTACGGCCGAGAAAGCCGCCAACGCCTTCCGCGCCGCCAACGACCCACGATCCGCCGTGATGACCGAACGGTTCGCTGCGCGGCTTCTCGCTGGGCAAGGCCGCCACAAGGACGCGGTGAAGCTCCTGCGCGCCGTCGTGCGCAACGCTCGCGACGATGGCGAGATTCGGCAGGGCGCGAACCGTGAACTCGCAGAATCCTATGAGGCTCTAGGACAGAAGCGACGAGCTACGGCCGCGCGCACCCTCGCGGGAAACACGCAGCCGTAG